AAAGCGCAGCCGAGCGGCGAGGGCACGGCTGCACCTGACGCCGAAAGCCGAGCGCCGCTGTCCGCCGTGCCTCCTCCGCCGCAGAGCCCCATGGAGGCCCAGAGCTTTGACTTCGCTCCCAGCCCCGGCCTGCGGCCTCAGCTGCTGGTTTTCTCCAACATCATGCGCAACGGAGAGGGGATTTTAGACTTAGACCGTCGGAATCAGCAGAGGGATGCTGGGGGTTTGGAGCAGAGCCCGGGCTCAGGATGCTCCGGCCCCGCTGTTAATAACAACACCATCAGCCCCGGAGgcgtccagcagcagcagcagcagctgcagcagcagcagcagaacctGCTGGACCGGACGTGGGGCGCGCATCCTCCGGTCACCGCGGAGCTGCAGGGAGCCGCGGAGCTCTGCCGCCGGCACAGACTCATCACCACCCCGCCCGAGTGGCCCTTGTTGTCGGAGAGATCCAACCCAATCACCGTGATCGACTCCAAATGGGCCTCCAGGGACCGAGAGGGAGCCGTGTTTGAGCTGGCCCGGCGGTTCGGGGAGCTGGGGGTCGGTGCGGTGCCCAAGATGCTGCTCAAAGCAGGCGAGCTCCCGCAGTGCTCGTGTCAGGGCGCACACAGGCCGGCAGGAGGGGGGGTCGAGCCCGGGGATGACCCCACAGAGACCAGCGACGCTCTGTTGGTGCTGGAGGGGCTGGGGAGCGGGGACGGCCTGGGCATGGACGAGTGCCCGGAGGGGGAGCCGGACGATGAGAACGGACGCCGCGAGTTTCTCCTCAACAGGAAGAGGGAGATAGTTCAGAAAATGTCCGGAGCTTTCTCCATCAGCGGCTTCCAGGTGGAGCTGAGGCGGCAGGTGGAGGGGACcgaggcggcggcggcggcggcggcgcaCGTTGGCGCGCAGGTGTGCAGCCTCCACGGGAGCTCAGCCAGCCCGCAGGTAAGCTCCGGGGATTCAGAGGTTGTTGTGGGCCAGGTGTCAGCCGCGTCACAGTCACACACGCCGGTCCAGAGCTCACCGTGGGCCACGAGCCCCAACCTGAGCCAGGCGTCCACACCCAGGAGGCGGCCGGAGAGGTGCGCCAGCGCGCCGCGGACTCCCACCGGCTGGACCGCCGCAGGGGAAAAGACGCTCAAAGTTTCGGGGAAGTCCAAAAAGGGCTCGT
This Plectropomus leopardus isolate mb unplaced genomic scaffold, YSFRI_Pleo_2.0 unplaced_scaffold24140, whole genome shotgun sequence DNA region includes the following protein-coding sequences:
- the LOC121966358 gene encoding uncharacterized protein LOC121966358 translates to MNNAQDMSPDFVLMRLVSAAEDDRLDAENGNLPPGGVVAGLGKEVLAHSGVKAGLDISRDPTAGLEHPGGRLNKAQPSGEGTAAPDAESRAPLSAVPPPPQSPMEAQSFDFAPSPGLRPQLLVFSNIMRNGEGILDLDRRNQQRDAGGLEQSPGSGCSGPAVNNNTISPGGVQQQQQQLQQQQQNLLDRTWGAHPPVTAELQGAAELCRRHRLITTPPEWPLLSERSNPITVIDSKWASRDREGAVFELARRFGELGVGAVPKMLLKAGELPQCSCQGAHRPAGGGVEPGDDPTETSDALLVLEGLGSGDGLGMDECPEGEPDDENGRREFLLNRKREIVQKMSGAFSISGFQVELRRQVEGTEAAAAAAAHVGAQVCSLHGSSASPQVSSGDSEVVVGQVSAASQSHTPVQSSPWATSPNLSQASTPRRRPERCASAPRTPTGWTAAGEKTLKVSGKSKKGSLKIRLSKLFRTKSCSGSNHLLDKRPSVTYSVSSAGSLVDMASTAGAEQDADR